One Spinacia oleracea cultivar Varoflay chromosome 4, BTI_SOV_V1, whole genome shotgun sequence DNA segment encodes these proteins:
- the LOC110787718 gene encoding uncharacterized protein isoform X2, with product MSTMEDHKFQLPPSTHCLRSSKYSRISENFKHSVFRLANSDPNNPLPPSQIAFIEQKIRLTFPAFHTPNHPPYSSMIESAIEELKKEDGSNVESITKKIKEKYDSLPWAHSIYVSHHLRKMCENGEVVCTSSKLYTTPGLIEKRNMKSKQARRRLGRKRKEFVIKEGNSVEEIEVEESGDVKGFQEEKVFGRSRMKRRRGSRMVVKEDDEVGGAWVVGGDNTVTSTCSSQNLGVDKCNKEVAVEDGGDVTGRRRLKRLRLKCAVLEEDDEIGGAAVVGGEHNIVGSSQNLMVDKCNEAVAVEYGDEVTGGSRPKRKRWSCMVVEDDDVGGGATVIRGDHRSSQNLVVVKCNEALGVKDGDDVTGKASEISDELGGIGTVGEDDVLEEPQTEFQCQVNSQVLSLDDDECAEKTEPELLAPLSVGVLHAETEGEDKNKMVSMADDKTAAKSVHLPLECVKKSSVDSNMVLNIRVDGPEAVVKESFLKENELMIVPFVDNTPLLHAEPEGEDKNDLVSMLDDKSAAEPVHVPVEYVMKSSLNTNTVSNVRVDGPKAAVEESFLKGNELMIVPIVDNTPISAVNAEINTERGDNIIVCGLSIPDLDQPKRKKQVYSSKKRFKACQRKMKVASKSMPSKPALAVGRNLLDHFPLHELSSRRGVEPKLCATLLESPKVKELPSGQSQHACTSLLEDGSIKQLERRKSLDPLHYPRSLEDLITVADEENLPLQQVLEKCGKRKKHAGQLLTANTPLPTEASLISASKLQLNLSTSVKSVAKNKEKQPPQQWRQELKPQDLKHCSFEADTAAATGSKTSPLLKMEKRRNRQRRIEHEPKFPVDSAEENVDMVHQHQQKGQGQDQESSLHLKLTAETFAFCDEGRSWEENKQTRSDHDLPCESEQSIEVTTVESSPIQHLNGKEDEVYIGEMVTTALMEEKVSTQDHDYQKFIDQQKEAKEVDKISSHELVTDCRSVLPQVMQSGFVVTEHVASEILQREQEKHQKQPITKSPFSVPPLQHQIEDQEDKSQTDRLQDLEATMATVVEENVRTSYQNVEQQIKLEEREIRQRPLKQLELSKEDVVSSSNEHLQQQEGMSKPASYQNLKRQNKQQKVRGVPRTKKRTTGEVVDSLNLQPQLQGLSELATGQHSQQQREQPKKRGRPLKYTEETKGSAVALSNVNLQQLGMSEKLVDENSQWKIKQPKKGGTRRQRNKIEATKEDKPVSLKLHFQPQDSCEPSTGLQSEKHTEQVKNISLERPRKQRKATMPTNEDEVASLNLHAPQQEWLSESAIGEHSQQKIKLPETVSRGRTRKQIEVSKEDAAVLSNLHLQQQVESSEPDKSQSEVHGTPETGQAMPPSDEDIHQLPKKQKLHSGVQRPKTRAMTAASDNQPNQQEEEQHCLENEEKQGKFEGQQRPLKEKPVKITVVSLASKDQLRSRIKRQPQDST from the exons ATGTCAACAATGGAGGATCATAAATTTCAACTTCCTCCTTCTACTCATTGTCTTCGCTCCTCAAAATACAGTCGAATTTCGGAAAATTTTAAACATTCAGTTTTCAGACTCGCTAATTCTGACCCAAACAATCCCTTACCTCCTTCTCAAATTGCCTTCATTGAACAGAAAATTCGCTTAACTTTCCCTGCTTTTCACACTCCTAATCACCCCCCTTATTCTTCT ATGATAGAAAGTGCTATTGAGGAATTGAAGAAAGAAGATGGGTCAAATGTGGAGTCTATTACgaagaaaattaaagaaaagtATGATAGTCTGCCATGGGCACATAGTATATATGTAAGTCATCATTTGAGGAAAATGTGTGAAAACGGTGAGGTTGTATGTACTTCTAGTAAATTGTATACTACACCGGGGTTAATAGAAAAGCGTAATATGAAAAGTAAACAGGCGAGGCGAAGATtgggaaggaaaagaaaagagtttgtgaTTAAAGAGGGGAATTCAGTTGAAGAAATTGAGGTTGAAGAGAGTGGAGATGTGAAGGGGTTTCAAGAGGAAAAGGTGTTTGGGAGGAGCAGGATGAAGAGGAGAAGGGGGAGTCGTATGGTTGTCAAGGAAGATGATGAAGTTGGGGGAGCTTGGGTTGTTGGAGGAGACAATACTGTTACCAGCACTTGCAGTAGCCAAAACCTGGGGGTTGATAAGTGCAACAAGGAAGTGGCGGTAGAAGATGGAGGTGATGTAACTGGAAGGAGGAGGTTAAAGCGGTTAAGGCTGAAATGCGCGGTTcttgaagaagatgatgaaattGGGGGAGCTGCGGTTGTTGGAGGAGAGCATAATATTGTTGGCAGTAGCCAAAACTTGATGGTTGACAAGTGTAATGAGGCGGTGGCTGTAGAATATGGAGATGAAGTAACTGGAGGGAGCAGGCCAAAGCGGAAAAGGTGGAGTTGCATGGTTGTTGAAGACGATGATGTAGGTGGCGGAGCTACAGTTATTAGAGGAGATCATAGAAGTAGCCAAAACTTGGTGGTTGTGAAGTGTAATGAGGCGTTAGGGGTAAAAGATGGAGATGATGTAACTGGGAAAGCTAGTGAGATATCTGATGAATTGGGTGGTATTGGCACAGTTGGTGAAGATGACGTGCTTGAGGAGCCACAGACAGAATTCCAATGTCAAGTTAACAGTCAAGTCCTTTCATTAGATGATGACGAGTGTGCAGAAAAAACTGAACCAGAGTTATTGGCTCCATTATCTGTGGGAGTATTGCATGCTGAAACTGAGGGtgaagataaaaataaaatggtGAGCATGGCTGATGATAAGACTGCTGCTAAATCGGTGCATTTACCTCTTGAGTGTGTCAAGAAGTCATCCGTGGACAGTAATATGGTGTTGAATATTAGGGTTGATGGTCCTGAGGCGGTTGTAAAAGAATCTTTCTTGAAGGAAAATGAGCTTATGATTGTACCTTTTGTGGACAATACTCCGTTATTGCATGCTGAACCTGAGGGTGAAGATAAAAATGATTTGGTGAGCATGCTTGATGATAAGTCTGCTGCTGAACCGGTGCATGTGCCTGTTGAGTATGTCATGAAGTCTTCCTTAAACACTAATACGGTGTCGAATGTTAGGGTTGATGGACCTAAGGCGGCTGTAGAAGAATCTTTCTTGAAAGGAAATGAGCTTATGATTGTACCTATTGTGGACAATACTCCAATATCTGCTGTTAATGCTGAAATAAATACAGAGAGAGGGGATAACATAATTGTATGTGGTTTGTCAATCCCAGATCTAGACCAACCAAAAAGGAAAAAGCAGGTCTATTCCTCCAAAAAGAGGTTCAAAGCTTGCCAAAGAAAGATGAAAGTCGCTTCAAAATCAATGCCATCTAAACCAGCTTTAGCTGTGGGTCGTAATCTGCTTGATCATTTCCCTCTTCATGAACTTTCTTCTCGGAGAGGTGTGGAGCCTAAG CTTTGTGCAACCCTGTTGGAGTCTCCAAAGGTCAAGGAATTACCTTCTGGTCAAAGTCAACATGCTTGTACTTCTTTGCTTGAAGATGGTTCCATAAAACAGCTGGAAAGACGGAAGTCTCTGGACCCTCTACACTACCCAAGGAGCCTCGAAGACCTTATAACAGTTGCAGATGAAGAGAATTTACCCCTTCAACAGGTATTGGAGAAGTGTGGTAAGCGAAAAAAGCATGCAGGACAATTACTGACAGCAAATACTCCTTTACCGACTGAGGCATCATTAATATCAGCTTCAAAATTACAATTAAACCTATCGACTTCAGTAAAATCTGTGGCTAAGAACAAAGAAAAACAACCACCACAACAGTGGCGGCAGGAGCTTAAGCCACAAGATCTAAAGCATTGTAGTTTTGAGGCAGATACTGCTGCTGCAACTGGAAGCAAGACATCACCATTGCTTAAAATGGAAAAACGGAGAAACAGGCAGAGGCGCATAGAACATGAGCCTAAGTTTCCTGTAGATTCTGCAGAAGAAAATGTTGATATGGTGCATCAGCACCAACAGAAAGGTCAAGGTCAGGATCAAGAAAGCTCTCTACATCTCAAACTAACTGCTGAAACTTTTGCTTTCTGTGATGAAGGTCGTAGTTGGGAAGAAAACAAACAGACAAGGAGCGACCATGATCTTCCTTGTGAATCAGAACAATCAATTGAAGTAACTACAGTAGAGTCTTCTCCAATTCAGCATCTGAATGGAAAGGAAGACGAAGTATATATAGGTGAAATGGTAACAACTGCTTTAATGGAGGAAAAAGTGTCAACACAGGATCATGATTATCAGAAGTTCATTGACCAACAAAAGGAGGCAAAAGAG GTTGATAAGATCAGCAGCCATGAACTGGTAACTGATTGCCGGAGTGTTCTTCCACAGGTTATGCAATCAGGATTTGTTGTTACAGAACATGTGGCATCAGAAATTTTGCAAAGGGAGCAAGAAAAACACCAAAAGCAGCCCATAACCAAATCACCTTTCTCTGTACCACCCTTGCAGCATCAAATAGAAGACCAAGAAGACAAAAGTCAAACTGATAGACTTCAGGATCTAGAAGCAACTATGGCTACTGTTGTTGAGGAAAATGTTCGTACTTCCTATCAAAATGTTGAGCAGCAGATCAaactggaggagagagaaattagacAAAGGCCTTTGAAACAGTTAGAACTAAGCAAGGAAGATGTAGTATCTTCATCAAATGAGCATCTTCAGCAGCAAGAAGGGATGTCTAAACCTGCATCTTACCAGAATCTGAAGCGACAAAACAAACAGCAGAAAGTCCGGGGAGTGCCTCGTACCAAAAAGAGAACCACAGGGGAGGTTGTTGATTCACTGAACTTGCAACCTCAGTTACAAGGATTGTCTGAACTCGCAACTGGTCAACATTCTCAGCAGCAAAGGGAACAACCAAAGAAACGAGGAAGACCTCTGAAGTATACAGAAGAAACCAAGGGAAGTGCAGTAGCTTTATCAAATGTGAATCTTCAGCAACTAGGGATGTCTGAGAAATTAGTTGATGAGAATTCTCAATGGAAAATCAAACAACCAAAGAAAGGTGGCACAAGAAGGCAACGGAATAAAATAGAAGCTACGAAGGAAGATAAACCAGTCTCTTTAAAACTTCATTTTCAGCCGCAAGATTCATGTGAACCATCAACTGGTCTGCAATCTGAGAAACATACCGAACAGGTGAAAAATATAAGCCTTGAGAGGCCTCGGAAACAACGAAAAGCAACCATGCCAACCAATGAAGATGAAGTGGCCTCTTTGAATTTACATGCTCCTCAACAAGAATGGTTGTCTGAATCAGCGATTGGGGAACATTCTCAGCAGAAAATTAAACTGCCTGAAACGGTTAGCCGAGGAAGGACACGGAAACAAATAGAAGTTTCCAAGGAAGATGCTGCAGTTTTATCAAATTTGCATCTTCAGCAACAAGTTGAGTCATCTGAACCTGATAAATCGCAAAGTGAAGTTCACGGGACACCTGAAACTGGACAGGCTATGCCACCCTCAGATGAAGATATTCATCAATTGCCAAAGAAGCAAAAATTGCACAGTGGAGTTCAGCGTCCTAAAACAAGAGCAATGACTGCTGCCTCAGACAACCAGCCTAATCAACAGGAAGAAGAGCAGCACTGTCTTGAAAATGAGGAGAAACAGGGAAAATTTGAAGGCCAACAGAGACCTCTGAAAGAAAAGCCAGTGAAGATTACAGTAGTTTCCCTGGCCTCCAAAGATCAGTTACGCTCACGGATAAAACGCCAACCTCAGGATAGCACATGA